One Stenotrophomonas sp. SAU14A_NAIMI4_5 DNA segment encodes these proteins:
- a CDS encoding ectonucleotide pyrophosphatase/phosphodiesterase gives MNIRLFCGSIAALSLMACSTPSPRQAAATPPAAIQPAPRLLLVSIDGLRADALDRGLTPNIQRMIDGGVRARWMTPSYPSLTFPNHYTLVTGLRPGHHGIIHNSMQDPQLGGFEISNPAAVTDARWWGGEPIWVSAEKAGVRTATWSWPGSEAAIQGVRPSQWQVYDRNIALEDRVQTVLGWLSQTGPQAPRLATLYMENVDKAGHTYGPDSAEYRQAIQRADAIVGQVLDGLGARGLASDTNIVLVSDHGMAELPEGHVLDTERMVDPAVAVATSVGQPVGFQARPGREREAEQALIGRHDHYQCWKRADLPPRWQYGQHPRTPPIICEMDEGWDALTPDMLARHAHAYRGAHGYDNTQPSMRAVFVATGPSFQAGRTVEGFDNVDVYPLLARLLNVPAAANDGNPDTFDAVLR, from the coding sequence ATGAACATCCGCCTTTTCTGCGGCTCGATCGCCGCCCTCTCCCTGATGGCGTGCAGCACGCCGTCGCCCCGCCAGGCCGCTGCAACGCCCCCAGCCGCGATCCAGCCCGCACCGCGCCTGCTGCTGGTCTCCATCGACGGCCTGCGCGCCGATGCGCTTGATCGCGGTCTCACCCCCAACATCCAGCGGATGATCGACGGTGGCGTGCGCGCGCGCTGGATGACGCCGTCCTACCCGTCGCTGACCTTCCCCAACCATTACACCCTGGTCACCGGCCTGCGTCCCGGCCACCACGGCATCATCCACAACAGCATGCAGGACCCGCAGCTGGGTGGGTTCGAGATCAGCAACCCGGCCGCCGTCACCGACGCGCGCTGGTGGGGCGGCGAACCGATCTGGGTCAGCGCCGAGAAGGCCGGGGTGCGCACGGCCACCTGGTCGTGGCCCGGCAGCGAGGCCGCCATCCAGGGCGTGCGGCCCAGCCAGTGGCAGGTCTACGACCGCAACATCGCTCTGGAAGACCGCGTGCAGACCGTGCTGGGCTGGCTGTCGCAGACCGGCCCGCAGGCGCCGCGCCTGGCCACGCTGTACATGGAAAACGTCGACAAGGCCGGCCACACCTACGGGCCGGACTCAGCCGAGTACCGCCAGGCGATCCAGCGCGCCGATGCCATCGTCGGCCAGGTGCTGGACGGCCTGGGCGCGCGGGGCCTGGCCAGCGATACCAACATCGTGCTGGTGTCCGACCACGGCATGGCCGAGCTGCCGGAAGGCCACGTGCTCGATACCGAACGCATGGTCGACCCGGCCGTTGCCGTGGCCACCAGCGTGGGCCAGCCGGTCGGCTTCCAGGCCAGGCCCGGTCGCGAGCGCGAGGCCGAGCAGGCCCTGATCGGCCGGCACGACCATTACCAGTGCTGGAAGCGCGCCGACCTGCCGCCGCGCTGGCAGTATGGCCAGCACCCGCGCACGCCGCCGATCATCTGCGAAATGGACGAAGGCTGGGATGCACTGACGCCCGACATGCTCGCCCGCCACGCCCATGCCTACCGCGGCGCCCACGGCTACGACAACACCCAGCCGTCGATGCGCGCGGTGTTCGTGGCCACCGGCCCTTCCTTCCAGGCGGGCAGGACCGTTGAGGGCTTCGACAACGTGGATGTCTACCCGCTGCTGGCCCGCTTGCTGAACGTACCGGCGGCCGCCAACGACGGCAACCCGGACACGTTTGACGCGGTGCTGCGCTGA
- a CDS encoding trypsin-like serine protease: protein MHRWLLLAIATLPFTAGAIVIRSDVDDSAYRVAASAFPALADMPGEGHGVLIAPRWVVTAAHAAPMEGMDAEVQINGQAYRVERVVVHPGYRRMPDALGQAALASGNPGPIHAFLAASDDIALIQLATPVSDVAPFRLYRGQDEAGRIATLVGKGATGTGLTGLVPRAPHRGDLRRAENAVTGGNDRYLWYRFDGPGTGLPLEGVIGNGDSGGPLLLQDQTGWHVIGLASWITAVPEHALDAGFYGQVVHNVRISRYAEWIVSTIRAAP, encoded by the coding sequence ATGCACCGCTGGCTTCTGCTCGCTATCGCCACCCTGCCCTTCACCGCTGGCGCCATCGTCATCCGCAGCGATGTGGATGACAGCGCCTACCGCGTTGCGGCCTCCGCCTTCCCGGCCCTGGCCGACATGCCCGGCGAAGGCCACGGCGTGCTCATCGCGCCGCGCTGGGTGGTGACCGCCGCACACGCCGCGCCGATGGAGGGCATGGATGCCGAGGTGCAGATCAACGGCCAGGCCTACCGCGTCGAACGCGTGGTCGTGCATCCGGGCTACCGGCGCATGCCCGATGCATTGGGCCAGGCGGCTCTGGCCTCCGGCAACCCGGGCCCGATCCACGCCTTCCTCGCCGCCTCCGATGACATTGCGTTGATCCAGTTGGCCACGCCGGTCAGCGACGTTGCGCCGTTTCGCCTTTACCGAGGGCAGGACGAAGCCGGCAGGATCGCCACCCTGGTCGGCAAGGGCGCGACCGGTACCGGTCTGACCGGGCTGGTGCCACGTGCGCCTCACCGGGGCGATCTGCGCCGCGCGGAGAACGCGGTGACCGGCGGCAACGACCGCTATCTCTGGTATCGCTTCGATGGCCCGGGCACCGGTCTGCCGCTGGAAGGCGTGATCGGCAACGGCGACAGCGGCGGCCCGTTGCTGCTCCAGGATCAGACAGGCTGGCACGTCATCGGCTTGGCGTCGTGGATCACCGCCGTGCCGGAACACGCGCTGGACGCAGGGTTCTACGGCCAGGTGGTCCACAACGTACGCATCTCGCGCTATGCGGAGTGGATCGTCAGCACAATTCGCGCCGCGCCGTGA
- a CDS encoding BlaI/MecI/CopY family transcriptional regulator: MSSAPTPSNAELELLKCLWRDGACSARELHNAAVATLDWSYSSTRKTLERMVDKGLVKEGSQHGLNVYSARVGKVATLAALSTDFARRVLEIDGPLPSQAFADSRLLSSQEIEQLQALLRAHDEGQP; encoded by the coding sequence ATGTCCTCCGCACCCACCCCCTCCAATGCCGAACTGGAACTGTTGAAGTGCCTCTGGCGCGACGGCGCCTGCAGCGCACGTGAACTGCACAACGCCGCTGTCGCCACGCTGGACTGGTCGTACTCCTCTACCCGCAAGACGCTGGAGCGCATGGTCGACAAGGGCCTGGTGAAGGAAGGCAGCCAGCACGGACTCAACGTGTACAGCGCCAGGGTCGGCAAAGTGGCCACCCTGGCAGCACTCAGCACGGATTTCGCGCGCCGCGTGCTGGAAATCGATGGGCCGCTGCCCAGCCAGGCCTTCGCTGACAGCCGGCTGCTCAGCAGCCAGGAGATCGAGCAGTTGCAGGCCCTGCTGCGTGCACATGACGAGGGCCAGCCATGA
- a CDS encoding M23/M56 family metallopeptidase, whose protein sequence is MSLPAAATWGAALATSLLGAGLAWYAAQALQRRLRLSHASSHYWLGAWLCAVLPPVLALLLPLQHAPLPQLTGALPVALHALPDRVLPAAEPASALGMSLAAGLPALLWAVYGGGVLLWLARWALATRRLQAVLRSSHPVQTSQLPGPESRQAVRQLQATGIAVRCTEGGGTPFAVGWPHARILLPAASLTLPDRALRLVIGHEAAHLHRRDPLRAGIMRLVAALYWFNPFVQRIAARVQLAAELQCDARALAEAPAAGDGRLLAQAYVETLRHATALRPASALSHRDPGGHQLRLRHMLQGDAGRHPGKAITLLLAASGVTATLCLAAVQAAATAVPPSLAVPLQAASVTLLEATVPLAPAFAAPVAQARVTSVFGHASDFRQRAHRGVDFAARRGTPVQAPADGTIIAATRTYPDGPNYGTVVVIDHGGGWQTLLAHLQDYEVVVGQRVRKGEVIARTGNTGRTTGPHLHMELLRSGTRVDPQAWLQ, encoded by the coding sequence ATGAGCCTGCCGGCAGCCGCCACCTGGGGGGCCGCGCTTGCAACCAGCCTGCTCGGCGCTGGCCTGGCCTGGTACGCAGCACAGGCACTGCAGCGCAGGCTGCGGCTCTCCCACGCGTCGTCGCATTACTGGCTGGGTGCGTGGCTGTGTGCAGTGCTGCCGCCCGTGCTGGCATTGCTGTTGCCGCTTCAGCACGCACCATTGCCGCAGCTGACCGGCGCATTGCCGGTCGCACTGCACGCGCTGCCGGACCGCGTGCTGCCCGCAGCCGAGCCCGCGTCTGCGCTCGGCATGTCACTGGCGGCAGGCCTGCCGGCCCTGCTATGGGCGGTGTATGGCGGCGGCGTGCTGCTTTGGCTGGCACGTTGGGCGCTGGCCACGCGCCGGCTGCAGGCGGTGCTGCGCAGCAGTCACCCCGTGCAGACGTCGCAATTGCCGGGCCCAGAATCACGGCAGGCGGTACGGCAGCTGCAGGCCACAGGCATCGCTGTCCGCTGCACGGAAGGCGGCGGCACGCCGTTCGCCGTCGGCTGGCCCCATGCACGCATCCTCCTGCCTGCAGCCAGCCTCACCCTGCCGGATCGCGCACTGCGCCTGGTCATCGGCCACGAGGCCGCGCACCTGCACCGCCGTGATCCACTGCGCGCCGGCATCATGCGTCTGGTAGCCGCGCTGTATTGGTTCAATCCCTTCGTGCAACGCATTGCCGCGCGCGTACAGCTCGCAGCCGAACTGCAGTGCGATGCCCGTGCGCTGGCCGAAGCGCCCGCCGCTGGCGATGGCCGCCTGCTGGCGCAGGCCTACGTGGAAACGCTGCGCCATGCCACTGCACTGCGGCCTGCCAGCGCACTGTCACACCGCGATCCCGGCGGCCACCAGCTGCGCCTGCGGCACATGCTGCAGGGCGATGCAGGCCGCCATCCCGGCAAGGCCATCACGCTGCTGCTGGCCGCGTCCGGTGTGACCGCCACCCTTTGCCTGGCTGCCGTGCAGGCGGCGGCCACCGCTGTCCCGCCATCGCTGGCCGTACCGCTGCAGGCCGCATCGGTCACGCTGCTGGAAGCCACTGTGCCGCTGGCCCCCGCTTTTGCCGCGCCTGTTGCCCAAGCGCGGGTCACCAGCGTGTTCGGCCATGCGTCGGACTTCCGCCAACGCGCCCACCGTGGCGTGGACTTTGCAGCGCGACGTGGCACACCCGTGCAGGCGCCGGCCGATGGCACGATCATCGCCGCCACTCGCACTTACCCTGATGGCCCCAACTACGGCACCGTGGTGGTCATCGACCACGGAGGTGGCTGGCAGACGTTGCTTGCCCACCTGCAGGACTACGAGGTGGTTGTCGGTCAACGCGTGCGCAAGGGCGAGGTCATCGCCCGCACCGGCAACACTGGCCGCACCACCGGCCCCCATCTGCACATGGAACTGCTGCGCAGCGGCACGCGCGTCGATCCGCAGGCCTGGCTGCAGTAA
- a CDS encoding TonB-dependent receptor: MQGSSTQRPPRRLQASTRLAIGCLLWPAATAAAQIAPSAPATTELEAVQVQTQRYDARRDDLASRIVVDHETLRRHGDTDLLEALKRLPGLSVSSGAPGRPGAVSLRGLGSGYTQILLDGQRAPAGFSLDSLATDQIERIEILRAPTVDHGTGAIAGTLNIVTRATAPKDSQRLTLSWAGSQSRSTPTASWRQTHQGARVDHALTATATGRAFLVEEHGSEQAWDADGQPLLLRNSQLRATGRRDNVSLSPSMTLNATADDTVSLQALLDASDFRRDMVIDWDTQRGPALRTPHYRQRTRLRLDQGQASAEWTRQLQRGGTLTVRGAVDGNRENYRFREQGQAQDGQDNLIDHTDARLHVLGSSSRAQWTLPARGRHTLQVGAEGSLDDRRESRLQQLQGFDGAAGSTSDLSFNARLQRVAVYAQDEFALGEHSAFYLGGRWERLQTTSEGRDFAPVRNRASVFTPVLQGLWKRAKGKDQLRVSLSRTFRAPELRLLVPRPYTSTNNRALNPDEIGNPALRPELAWGLDTAWELHGREGTQGSIGGYLRRIDSPIRTVTLLRDGRWVATPVNGSRAIAWGIELDGQMPLARVLPDAPEIELRGNATWNQSRVRGVPGPDNRIQDQVPFTASAAMDYRITPRWSSGLAFTYRSGGRIRYSLGEIDIAAYRRELEAWVQYSTHGRGKLRLTGSTLLGRDSESGQWRFGDGGTQVVRSARQSVPSVRLQWELPL, encoded by the coding sequence ATGCAAGGCTCTTCCACGCAGCGACCGCCACGCCGCCTGCAAGCCAGCACCCGCCTGGCCATCGGCTGCCTGCTCTGGCCCGCCGCCACCGCTGCTGCGCAGATCGCACCATCGGCGCCGGCCACCACCGAACTGGAGGCCGTGCAGGTGCAGACGCAGCGCTATGACGCGCGGCGTGATGATTTGGCCAGCCGCATCGTCGTCGATCACGAAACCCTGAGGCGCCACGGTGATACCGATCTGCTGGAGGCGCTCAAGCGCCTGCCCGGCCTGAGCGTCTCCAGCGGCGCACCGGGACGCCCGGGCGCGGTATCGCTGCGCGGGCTGGGCAGCGGCTACACCCAGATACTGCTGGATGGGCAGCGCGCCCCCGCCGGGTTCAGCCTCGATTCGCTGGCCACCGATCAGATCGAACGCATCGAGATCCTGCGTGCGCCCACCGTCGATCACGGAACAGGCGCCATCGCCGGCACCCTCAACATCGTCACCCGCGCCACCGCACCCAAGGACAGCCAACGCCTGACCCTGTCCTGGGCCGGGAGCCAGTCACGCAGCACGCCCACGGCCAGCTGGCGGCAGACGCACCAAGGCGCGCGGGTCGACCATGCACTTACGGCAACCGCCACCGGACGCGCGTTCTTGGTGGAAGAGCACGGCAGCGAACAGGCCTGGGATGCCGATGGGCAGCCACTGCTGCTGCGGAACAGCCAGCTGCGCGCCACCGGTCGCCGCGACAACGTTTCGCTGTCACCCTCGATGACCCTCAATGCCACGGCGGACGATACGGTTTCGCTGCAGGCACTGCTGGATGCGTCCGACTTCCGTCGCGACATGGTGATCGACTGGGACACCCAGCGTGGACCCGCCCTGCGCACGCCGCACTACCGCCAGCGCACGCGCCTGCGCCTGGACCAAGGGCAGGCCAGCGCGGAATGGACCCGCCAGCTGCAGCGCGGCGGCACCCTCACGGTGCGCGGCGCCGTGGACGGCAACCGCGAAAACTATCGCTTCCGCGAGCAGGGCCAGGCACAGGATGGGCAGGACAACCTGATCGATCACACCGATGCGCGACTGCATGTCCTGGGCAGCAGCAGCCGCGCGCAATGGACCCTGCCTGCGCGCGGCCGCCATACCCTGCAGGTCGGCGCCGAAGGCAGCCTGGACGACCGTCGCGAATCGCGCCTGCAGCAGCTGCAGGGCTTCGATGGCGCAGCCGGTTCAACGAGCGATCTCTCCTTCAATGCACGCCTGCAGCGTGTTGCGGTATACGCGCAGGATGAGTTCGCCCTGGGCGAGCACAGCGCCTTCTACCTCGGCGGCCGCTGGGAGCGGCTGCAGACCACCAGCGAAGGGCGTGACTTTGCCCCCGTGCGCAATCGCGCCAGCGTGTTCACCCCGGTGCTGCAGGGGCTGTGGAAGCGGGCCAAGGGCAAGGACCAGCTGCGCGTCTCCCTCAGCCGCACCTTCCGCGCGCCGGAGCTGCGTCTGCTGGTGCCACGGCCCTACACCTCCACCAACAACCGCGCACTGAACCCGGACGAGATCGGCAACCCGGCACTGCGCCCGGAACTGGCCTGGGGCCTGGACACTGCCTGGGAGCTGCACGGCCGCGAAGGCACACAAGGCAGCATCGGCGGCTACCTGCGCCGCATCGATTCACCCATCCGCACCGTAACCCTGCTGCGTGATGGGCGCTGGGTCGCCACCCCGGTCAACGGCAGCCGCGCCATTGCCTGGGGTATCGAACTCGACGGACAGATGCCATTGGCCCGCGTGCTGCCCGATGCACCTGAAATCGAACTGCGCGGCAACGCCACCTGGAACCAGTCACGGGTGCGCGGTGTCCCCGGGCCCGACAACCGCATCCAGGACCAGGTGCCGTTCACTGCCAGCGCGGCCATGGACTACCGGATCACCCCGCGCTGGAGCAGCGGTCTGGCATTTACGTACCGCAGCGGCGGGCGCATCCGCTACAGTCTGGGCGAAATCGACATCGCCGCTTACCGGCGAGAGCTTGAGGCGTGGGTGCAGTACAGCACCCACGGGCGTGGCAAGCTACGGCTGACCGGCAGCACCCTGCTCGGCCGGGACAGCGAGAGCGGCCAATGGCGCTTCGGCGATGGCGGCACCCAGGTGGTTCGCAGCGCGCGGCAGTCGGTCCCCAGCGTACGGCTGCAGTGGGAGCTGCCGCTGTAA